The following proteins are co-located in the Polystyrenella longa genome:
- a CDS encoding sigma 54-interacting transcriptional regulator, which translates to MSDPAEAELNQDTSIQEDVAYLVARTDGQWRDIYKMNPAHVMSIGRANTNKIVVDDEVCSRRHCEVFRSGDIWFLRDLGSRNGTMINGVKIQGDKELKPGSLIQIGGFRLGFTLDVSDSLHPTFGFPYLDERPSDDTSDTVANLKIETGSPSEFGPEILKKQRESRYRNAAASSKLMRDRASRELASLYRLALNMGMARSVQEVCALTLKNAIENTSADQGAILLLPEPVLESPEADKLSKVVSRSESNFSYQMVSEYLAGLVLNEREAVLGRDIDDDSKLSTRDHLGKIRAQSLICAAICKEQFVYGLIHLYSTDPDNEVTADDLEFTLAIADQTGVVLDKMQERDSLEVGLERARTENISLKKQLQIENELVGNSRSMEELRKTILRIGPTDATVLIRGESGVGKELVAGAVHSSSGRTRAPYVCMNCAALSESLLESELFGHEKGSFTGATSQSTGKFEQANMGTLFLDEVGEMSQSVQAKFLRVLEGHPFERVGGRKAIKVDVRVVAATNRDLEDAVKNGTFRQDLYFRLHVVELLVPPLRERKSDIPILAHHFLKKSATRTGRDVRRFSHQAMEYFLAYEWPGNVRELQNVVERTVIMASGEEIKKEDIHLSSVSPFTTSVEPVFSEPEDYTPDSLEDIEQRHILATLEETNWNKSHAASILGVERSTLDRKLKKYGVKRPGS; encoded by the coding sequence ATGTCCGATCCTGCTGAAGCGGAATTGAATCAGGATACCTCCATTCAAGAGGATGTCGCCTATCTCGTTGCTCGTACAGACGGGCAATGGCGGGACATCTACAAAATGAATCCTGCTCATGTGATGTCGATTGGACGCGCAAACACGAACAAGATTGTCGTCGATGACGAGGTCTGCAGCCGTCGGCATTGTGAAGTATTCCGTTCGGGCGACATTTGGTTCCTTCGCGATCTCGGCAGCCGTAACGGCACAATGATCAACGGCGTGAAAATTCAGGGTGACAAAGAGCTTAAGCCTGGCTCGCTCATTCAAATCGGTGGTTTCCGATTGGGATTTACCCTGGACGTTTCTGATTCGCTCCATCCCACTTTTGGTTTCCCCTATCTGGATGAACGACCCTCCGACGACACTTCCGACACGGTAGCCAACCTGAAGATCGAAACGGGGAGTCCTTCCGAATTCGGTCCGGAAATCTTGAAGAAACAGCGGGAATCTCGTTACAGAAATGCAGCGGCTTCCAGTAAGTTAATGCGCGATCGGGCCAGTCGTGAATTGGCCAGTCTCTACCGGTTGGCACTCAATATGGGAATGGCTCGTTCTGTTCAGGAAGTCTGCGCTCTTACCCTCAAGAACGCGATCGAGAACACCTCCGCCGATCAGGGAGCAATTCTCCTACTTCCCGAGCCCGTTCTGGAATCTCCGGAAGCGGACAAACTCTCCAAAGTCGTCAGTCGTTCCGAATCGAATTTTTCTTACCAGATGGTTTCTGAATATCTGGCCGGACTAGTGTTGAATGAACGCGAAGCCGTGCTCGGACGTGATATTGACGATGACAGCAAGCTTTCAACCCGCGACCACCTCGGTAAAATTCGGGCACAAAGCCTGATCTGTGCCGCTATTTGCAAAGAGCAATTCGTTTACGGACTGATTCACCTCTATTCGACTGATCCAGACAATGAGGTGACGGCAGACGACTTGGAATTTACGTTGGCCATCGCCGATCAAACGGGTGTCGTGCTCGATAAAATGCAGGAGCGGGATTCACTGGAAGTCGGGCTCGAACGGGCTCGAACGGAAAATATCTCCCTCAAAAAACAGCTGCAGATCGAAAATGAATTAGTTGGCAATAGCCGGAGTATGGAAGAACTTCGCAAAACGATCCTGCGAATCGGGCCGACCGATGCCACTGTACTCATTCGAGGTGAAAGTGGCGTTGGTAAAGAACTTGTTGCAGGGGCTGTTCACTCCTCCAGTGGTCGAACGCGGGCCCCTTACGTCTGCATGAACTGTGCGGCTCTGAGTGAAAGTCTTCTCGAAAGTGAACTCTTCGGTCATGAAAAAGGCTCTTTTACCGGGGCGACCTCCCAATCTACGGGAAAATTCGAACAAGCGAATATGGGGACTTTGTTCCTCGATGAAGTCGGCGAAATGAGTCAGTCAGTGCAGGCGAAATTCCTACGAGTTCTGGAAGGGCATCCCTTTGAGCGGGTTGGGGGACGGAAAGCGATCAAGGTTGATGTGCGGGTCGTCGCGGCGACCAACCGTGACTTGGAAGACGCTGTCAAGAATGGCACCTTCCGTCAGGACCTTTACTTCCGACTCCACGTGGTGGAATTACTCGTTCCGCCTTTGAGAGAACGTAAGTCAGATATTCCCATTTTGGCCCATCATTTTCTCAAGAAGAGCGCCACCCGCACGGGACGCGATGTAAGGCGGTTTTCACATCAGGCAATGGAATACTTTCTGGCCTACGAGTGGCCTGGAAACGTTCGCGAACTTCAAAATGTGGTCGAACGAACGGTTATCATGGCGTCGGGAGAAGAGATCAAGAAAGAGGATATTCATCTTTCATCGGTCAGCCCATTCACTACCAGCGTCGAGCCAGTCTTCTCGGAACCGGAAGATTACACCCCTGATTCTCTCGAAGACATCGAGCAGCGTCACATTCTGGCTACGTTAGAAGAGACGAATTGGAACAAATCTCACGCAGCCAGCATTCTGGGCGTCGAACGCTCTACACTTGATCGCAAGCTGAAGAAGTATGGTGTCAAGCGGCCAGGCAGCTAG
- a CDS encoding PQQ-binding-like beta-propeller repeat protein, giving the protein MTRLPLLTWVLLFVTAPFFAQSLPAENWPQFRGPEGNGHSIATNLPEKWSDSNNVAWKIPLAGEGWSSPIIWDGRIYLTAAVPTGNEQSRDRSLRTLCIAADTGKEIWNIEVFRQGHEESFKIHNKNSHASGTPLTDGERLYVHFGPQGTACLAMDGTEIWQNREHSFDPQHGTGGSPILVDDLIVFNCDGNETAEVVALDRFTGKLRWKTSRPAHDHMQKFAFCTPILIEVDGKKQIFSPGAYVAAAYAPKDGREIWRVDHPGFSVVPRPLYVHNHIYMATSFLQSELLVIDPTGEGDVTKSHISGRIRRGAPHTPSPLIVDENLYLFSDDGIATCLDAVTGKEYWKKRIPGNYSSSPLYAEGKIYIANETGLCVVLEEGRKFKKLAQNPMKERVFASFAPLDGALIIRGEENLYRINSDE; this is encoded by the coding sequence ATGACTCGCTTACCACTTTTGACATGGGTATTGCTGTTCGTGACGGCTCCCTTTTTTGCGCAATCCTTACCGGCAGAAAACTGGCCCCAGTTCCGGGGGCCGGAAGGTAACGGGCATTCCATAGCCACCAATTTGCCTGAAAAATGGTCCGACAGTAACAACGTCGCTTGGAAAATCCCTCTGGCAGGAGAAGGCTGGTCCTCCCCGATAATCTGGGACGGTCGAATCTACCTGACTGCCGCTGTCCCGACAGGCAATGAGCAGAGTCGGGATCGATCACTGCGAACTCTTTGTATCGCTGCTGACACCGGCAAAGAGATTTGGAATATCGAAGTCTTTCGTCAGGGACACGAAGAGTCTTTCAAGATCCATAACAAAAACAGTCATGCCAGTGGTACGCCCCTGACGGACGGAGAACGATTATACGTCCATTTTGGCCCGCAAGGAACGGCCTGCCTCGCCATGGATGGGACGGAAATCTGGCAGAATCGGGAACATTCTTTCGACCCCCAGCATGGCACTGGTGGCTCCCCCATATTGGTTGATGATTTGATCGTCTTCAACTGCGATGGGAATGAAACGGCAGAAGTCGTCGCTCTCGACCGCTTCACAGGCAAGCTCCGCTGGAAAACGTCCCGGCCTGCACACGATCACATGCAGAAATTCGCTTTTTGCACGCCGATCCTGATTGAAGTGGACGGCAAAAAGCAAATCTTCAGCCCCGGAGCTTATGTTGCCGCCGCTTACGCCCCCAAAGATGGACGGGAAATCTGGCGAGTCGACCATCCAGGATTTTCTGTCGTTCCCCGCCCTCTCTATGTTCACAACCATATTTACATGGCGACGAGCTTTTTACAGTCAGAACTGCTGGTAATTGATCCGACGGGCGAAGGGGATGTCACTAAGTCACACATTTCAGGCCGCATTCGTCGTGGTGCCCCGCACACGCCGTCGCCGTTGATCGTCGATGAGAACCTCTACCTGTTCAGCGACGATGGTATCGCGACCTGCTTGGATGCCGTGACCGGCAAGGAATACTGGAAGAAGAGAATCCCGGGGAACTACTCTTCCTCACCTCTATACGCGGAGGGGAAGATTTACATTGCGAATGAAACCGGGTTATGTGTTGTTCTGGAAGAAGGTCGCAAATTTAAAAAGCTGGCTCAGAACCCAATGAAAGAGCGCGTGTTCGCTTCGTTCGCTCCTCTGGACGGAGCGTTGATCATTCGAGGAGAAGAAAACCTGTACCGCATCAACAGCGATGAGTAG
- the greA gene encoding transcription elongation factor GreA has product MERQPITREGYDKIKNEIRHLEDVEMPLIAEKIAEARAEGDLKENTEYHGQREAQGMMQAKINVLKSRLSNCYIAKKEDMAKGVVNFGSIVTVKNLDDGEIEKYELVGPGEEDYSTDPMKILTGSPLAQGMIQKKVGDKVEVDAPMGKLRMEITQIDD; this is encoded by the coding sequence ATGGAAAGACAACCCATCACCCGCGAGGGATACGACAAAATCAAAAATGAGATCCGGCATTTGGAAGACGTCGAGATGCCGCTCATTGCCGAAAAAATTGCCGAAGCCCGGGCAGAGGGAGACCTCAAAGAAAACACCGAGTACCACGGCCAGCGCGAAGCTCAGGGGATGATGCAGGCTAAAATCAACGTCCTGAAATCTCGTCTTTCCAACTGCTACATCGCTAAAAAAGAAGATATGGCAAAAGGAGTGGTCAACTTCGGTTCAATTGTCACGGTTAAGAACCTGGATGATGGCGAAATCGAAAAGTATGAGTTAGTTGGTCCCGGTGAAGAAGATTACTCCACCGACCCGATGAAGATCCTCACGGGTAGCCCTTTGGCCCAGGGAATGATTCAGAAGAAGGTCGGAGATAAAGTCGAGGTCGACGCACCAATGGGTAAACTCCGTATGGAAATTACGCAAATCGACGACTAA
- a CDS encoding Gfo/Idh/MocA family protein yields the protein MTKPLNIGLIGYGFMGRTHSNAYRQVSKFFDLGYEPVLKACCARNEEKIKEFAANWGWESYETDWKKLVERDDIDVIDIGSPNNTHYEIALAAAKAGKMVICEKPLAMNVKEAEEMTAAVEEAGVANMVWYNYRRVPAITLAKQLVDEGRVGRPFHYRATYLQDWTIAEDVPQGGATLWRLDAAVAGSGVTGDLLAHSIDTAIWLNGPITSVTAATETFIKEREHAETGEMTPVTIDDACMFLARFANGSLGTFESTRYARGRKNFNTFELNGADGSLAFNLEDPHLLSYFEYKNPTSGHKLEDHVTGWRDINVTNFEHPYMDKWWVPGCTIGYEHTFTNAIADFIAGLDSGSGTEPTFRSALETQKICDAVLESAKTGQWVEIK from the coding sequence ATGACAAAACCACTGAACATCGGACTGATTGGCTACGGCTTCATGGGCCGAACCCATTCCAACGCCTATCGCCAAGTGAGCAAATTCTTCGATCTCGGATACGAACCGGTCCTCAAAGCCTGTTGTGCCCGGAACGAAGAAAAGATCAAAGAATTCGCCGCCAACTGGGGTTGGGAATCCTACGAGACCGACTGGAAAAAACTGGTGGAACGGGATGACATCGACGTGATCGATATTGGTTCCCCAAACAACACGCACTACGAGATTGCTCTGGCCGCCGCTAAAGCAGGCAAGATGGTCATCTGCGAAAAACCGCTGGCGATGAATGTCAAAGAAGCGGAAGAGATGACTGCCGCTGTAGAAGAGGCGGGCGTCGCCAACATGGTCTGGTACAACTACCGCCGCGTTCCTGCGATTACTCTGGCGAAACAACTTGTCGACGAAGGCCGTGTCGGACGTCCATTCCACTATCGGGCGACCTATCTACAGGACTGGACCATCGCCGAAGACGTCCCCCAGGGGGGAGCGACTTTGTGGCGACTCGACGCTGCCGTTGCCGGTAGCGGAGTAACTGGGGACCTGCTGGCTCATAGCATCGACACCGCCATCTGGTTGAATGGCCCCATCACTTCGGTGACGGCTGCTACGGAAACCTTCATCAAAGAACGAGAGCATGCAGAAACAGGCGAGATGACCCCCGTGACCATCGACGACGCCTGTATGTTCCTGGCGAGATTCGCGAACGGTTCTCTGGGTACATTCGAATCGACTCGCTACGCACGCGGCCGTAAGAATTTCAACACCTTCGAACTGAATGGTGCAGATGGTTCACTGGCCTTTAATCTCGAAGACCCTCATCTTCTCAGTTACTTCGAATACAAGAACCCGACAAGTGGCCATAAACTGGAAGATCACGTCACTGGTTGGCGCGATATCAACGTGACCAACTTCGAACATCCTTACATGGATAAATGGTGGGTACCGGGTTGCACAATTGGTTACGAACACACCTTTACGAATGCCATCGCTGACTTCATTGCGGGCCTCGACAGTGGCAGCGGGACAGAACCGACATTCCGCTCCGCACTGGAAACTCAGAAAATCTGCGACGCCGTGCTGGAAAGTGCAAAAACTGGCCAATGGGTGGAGATTAAATAG
- a CDS encoding TIM barrel protein: MMSHPHNFPKLHNASWPGVVGKGPDSEPPIDLDTMLDLTAAAEVDGVKFDGTDVFLFDPHVNVDSSDDDLKALTEKAAARNLKLGSLVAPVWEPTGGGSAMGSDAEVESFLTQVKKACEIGQKLREAGIRPYGGIRIDSAVGPGAWIENPEENQKKIAATFNKACDIAEAHGEVLVAEGEICWAGMHSWKRMVELLEMVNRPNVLGFQADMAHTFLYLMGYNAPEDSLVPADFDFKDEAAFDEAYTKLTDALRPWTLDFHVAQNDGTVFGSGSHDKTGRHCLPDDPNGKLDIVKRAGYWLRGKDGEPTKKFKHICWDGCMFSNETMMKPETWNSILTSMVAVRDAHGWTE, encoded by the coding sequence TTGATGAGCCATCCCCATAACTTTCCGAAATTACACAATGCGTCCTGGCCCGGTGTTGTCGGCAAAGGTCCCGATTCGGAACCTCCCATTGATCTCGACACCATGCTCGACCTGACTGCCGCCGCAGAGGTTGATGGAGTCAAGTTCGACGGAACCGACGTTTTTCTGTTTGATCCCCATGTGAATGTTGACTCCTCCGATGACGATCTGAAAGCGCTGACCGAAAAAGCAGCCGCTCGCAACCTGAAACTCGGTTCTCTCGTCGCTCCCGTTTGGGAACCAACCGGTGGTGGGTCAGCGATGGGCAGTGATGCCGAAGTGGAAAGCTTTCTCACTCAGGTTAAGAAGGCTTGCGAAATCGGTCAGAAATTACGCGAAGCCGGAATTCGCCCCTATGGTGGTATTCGCATCGACTCTGCCGTTGGACCAGGCGCGTGGATCGAAAACCCGGAAGAGAACCAGAAGAAAATCGCCGCCACGTTTAACAAAGCATGCGACATCGCCGAAGCCCACGGGGAAGTTCTCGTTGCGGAAGGAGAAATCTGTTGGGCCGGTATGCACAGTTGGAAGCGAATGGTTGAGCTTCTGGAGATGGTGAACCGACCCAACGTACTCGGCTTCCAGGCCGACATGGCTCATACTTTTCTGTACCTGATGGGTTACAACGCTCCGGAAGATAGTCTTGTTCCTGCAGACTTCGATTTCAAAGATGAAGCTGCCTTTGACGAGGCCTACACCAAACTGACTGACGCACTGCGTCCCTGGACACTCGACTTCCATGTCGCCCAGAATGACGGAACCGTCTTTGGTTCGGGTTCACACGACAAAACAGGTCGTCATTGCCTCCCGGACGATCCGAATGGCAAACTCGATATCGTGAAACGGGCTGGTTACTGGCTCCGTGGCAAAGATGGTGAACCAACGAAGAAGTTCAAGCACATCTGCTGGGACGGTTGTATGTTCTCCAACGAAACGATGATGAAACCAGAAACCTGGAACAGCATTCTTACCTCAATGGTCGCCGTTCGCGATGCCCACGGTTGGACTGAATAG
- a CDS encoding CehA/McbA family metallohydrolase — protein sequence MRKPSPHLWTLILLIGSTLFIGSRLFSEDVAPPEEAFEAEIHQRPDSPQPAFPQIAEGENTGTLKLQVLDSRTGEPLLCRVNVIGADDQYYEPSDSTLKPYSLHRLGNRKEKGPFRYYGWFFYSRGTEAISLPAGKTRIEVCKGFEYQPTALTVEIQPGQTYQAEIRLSRKLNMAQRGWYSGDPHIHLDRKTDEQDDIIFDLLEAEDIKYGQILCFGDINKYQPTMTTQLTPQMRGMGEESIRTRKDYSIISGQEYRCKTYGHILLLGARRLVDADGPTTDPNNWPLFGMVADETHALGGQAVHAHGGYEREIYADFAQEATDGVELLQFAVYRGIGLEGWYHILNAGYRFPALGASDYPFCRALGDCRTYAWIDTPTATRDNSPSITEWNDSVRAGKTFFTTGPLVEFSVNGKRPGEEVAITTSGTTPNTVRVRVKGMSLLSPVEELQLIHQGKVVQTKRLIGTERTGQFHWDVELPVEQTSWIAFRAWGKSVSERENTELHTNPVYVVVDEAPYASPASLKWLIGKVTEQYEEQAAREFPQREQVLKYFEKSRSLLEQRLEKYEGEAE from the coding sequence ATGCGCAAGCCCTCCCCTCACCTCTGGACGCTGATCCTGCTAATCGGTTCGACACTTTTTATCGGTTCTCGCCTCTTCAGTGAGGACGTCGCCCCTCCCGAAGAGGCTTTCGAGGCAGAAATCCACCAGCGGCCCGACAGCCCCCAGCCCGCATTTCCCCAAATCGCAGAGGGGGAAAACACCGGAACATTAAAGCTTCAGGTGCTGGATTCCCGCACGGGGGAACCCCTGCTTTGCCGCGTGAATGTGATCGGTGCGGATGACCAATACTACGAACCGAGCGATTCCACTCTCAAACCGTACAGTTTGCATCGACTGGGTAACCGCAAAGAGAAAGGCCCCTTTCGATATTACGGATGGTTCTTTTACAGTCGTGGTACAGAAGCGATCTCTTTACCAGCGGGAAAAACTCGTATCGAAGTGTGCAAAGGTTTTGAATACCAGCCAACCGCTTTGACAGTGGAAATCCAGCCCGGCCAGACCTATCAGGCAGAAATACGGCTCTCGCGTAAACTGAATATGGCCCAGCGGGGTTGGTACTCGGGTGACCCACATATTCACCTCGATCGAAAAACAGATGAACAGGACGACATCATTTTTGACCTGCTTGAAGCGGAAGACATTAAATACGGGCAGATTCTCTGCTTTGGCGACATCAATAAATACCAGCCCACCATGACAACGCAGCTCACCCCGCAGATGCGTGGCATGGGCGAGGAATCGATCCGCACGCGCAAGGACTACTCGATCATTTCCGGACAGGAATACCGCTGCAAGACGTATGGTCACATTCTATTACTCGGTGCACGTCGTTTGGTCGATGCCGATGGCCCCACAACCGACCCGAACAACTGGCCCCTGTTTGGAATGGTGGCCGACGAAACCCATGCCTTGGGCGGGCAGGCTGTGCATGCTCATGGAGGGTACGAACGGGAGATATACGCTGATTTCGCCCAGGAAGCGACCGACGGAGTCGAATTGCTCCAGTTTGCCGTTTATCGTGGTATCGGTTTGGAAGGCTGGTACCATATATTGAATGCCGGTTACCGCTTTCCGGCACTGGGCGCCAGCGATTACCCCTTTTGTCGCGCGTTAGGCGATTGTCGAACCTATGCGTGGATCGATACTCCAACAGCTACCCGTGACAATTCTCCCTCGATCACTGAGTGGAACGATTCAGTTCGAGCAGGAAAGACCTTTTTCACTACGGGCCCTCTGGTCGAATTCTCTGTGAATGGCAAACGTCCGGGTGAAGAAGTCGCGATCACGACGAGCGGAACTACTCCCAACACCGTACGCGTCCGCGTTAAAGGAATGTCACTCCTCTCTCCTGTCGAGGAACTGCAACTGATTCATCAGGGCAAGGTCGTCCAGACGAAACGACTAATTGGTACAGAACGGACAGGGCAATTCCACTGGGATGTCGAACTGCCAGTCGAACAGACTTCCTGGATCGCATTCCGAGCTTGGGGAAAAAGTGTTTCGGAACGAGAAAACACTGAATTGCACACCAATCCAGTCTACGTCGTCGTAGACGAAGCTCCTTATGCCTCCCCCGCCAGCCTGAAATGGTTGATCGGGAAAGTCACCGAGCAATACGAGGAACAGGCCGCTCGAGAATTCCCTCAACGGGAGCAAGTTCTCAAATATTTCGAGAAAAGCCGATCACTTCTCGAACAGCGATTGGAGAAATATGAAGGCGAAGCTGAATAG
- the argC gene encoding N-acetyl-gamma-glutamyl-phosphate reductase codes for MVNVGILGATGYTALELIKILLRHPEVKITALTTRQEDTPHIQAIHPSLHGRLDLRCENLTTEELVSRVDCVFCALPHAASMSVIPDVLASGCRVVDLSADYRLSDPGVYEEWYGHVHTDPTRLGTTIYGLPEIWKEGIREAELIANPGCYTSASILGLAPLLCHADIEPRGIHIDAKSGASGAGRAPKLTTLFAECNESVSAYSVGSHRHTPEIDQVLSQKSGQPVEVVFTPHLMPMDRGIHATIYAKPTREVTEDELLNVMRDFYKDAPFVRVVDHLPGTKDVSGTNYCDITVRVTRGTVIILVCIDNLIKGAAGVAVQNFNLMYGFDETTALIV; via the coding sequence ATGGTGAATGTGGGTATCTTGGGAGCCACCGGTTATACGGCTCTGGAACTGATTAAAATCCTGCTGCGGCATCCGGAAGTCAAAATTACTGCATTGACGACCCGTCAGGAAGATACGCCCCATATTCAGGCGATTCATCCTTCGTTGCACGGTCGTCTTGATCTGCGCTGCGAAAATCTGACAACGGAAGAGCTTGTCTCTCGAGTAGACTGCGTCTTCTGTGCGTTACCACACGCCGCCAGCATGTCGGTCATTCCCGATGTTCTTGCCTCTGGCTGTCGGGTCGTCGATTTAAGTGCCGATTATCGCCTGTCCGATCCGGGTGTTTATGAAGAGTGGTACGGACACGTGCATACCGATCCGACTCGACTGGGTACGACGATCTATGGACTCCCTGAAATCTGGAAAGAAGGAATTCGAGAGGCGGAATTGATCGCCAATCCGGGATGTTACACCAGCGCTTCGATTCTGGGACTGGCACCGCTGCTCTGTCATGCTGATATCGAACCGAGAGGAATTCATATCGACGCCAAAAGTGGCGCTTCAGGGGCAGGGCGTGCTCCCAAGCTGACGACTCTGTTCGCCGAATGTAATGAATCGGTTTCGGCATACTCAGTGGGAAGTCACCGACACACGCCGGAAATCGATCAGGTCCTGTCGCAGAAAAGTGGTCAACCGGTGGAAGTGGTCTTTACCCCACACCTGATGCCGATGGATCGCGGCATTCACGCTACGATCTACGCGAAACCCACACGCGAAGTGACTGAAGACGAACTCCTGAATGTCATGCGAGATTTCTACAAAGATGCTCCCTTCGTCCGTGTTGTCGATCATCTGCCAGGTACAAAAGATGTCAGTGGGACAAATTACTGTGATATCACAGTGAGAGTGACTCGGGGGACCGTGATTATTCTTGTCTGCATCGATAACCTGATTAAAGGGGCCGCGGGTGTCGCCGTGCAGAACTTCAATTTGATGTATGGTTTTGATGAAACGACCGCATTGATCGTCTGA
- the argJ gene encoding bifunctional glutamate N-acetyltransferase/amino-acid acetyltransferase ArgJ, producing MSAQLPGGFLSAGLHCGIKSNKEKNDLSLFVSEVPAVVAGVFTQNKVCGAPVVVSRERVTQSAARGVVINSGNANACTGSRGLEDAQWMTAQVASQLNCEPQQVLVCSTGIIGHFLPKPVIEKGVPQVVAQLASTEAALEQAARGMMTTDTFPKLLSRQIEIGGKQVTVTGVAKGAAMIAPNMATMLAVIMTDLTLNEQETDMMLRHAVDRSFNCISVDGHTSTSDTVLLFANGKSGATIVTEDEQDLFQLTLNEVARELSTAIIRDAEGADHFVTVDVTGLRTRDEAFLIAKEISESALVKTAIAGADPNWGRIVSAAGYAKVDFDEKSVSLFLNGTKIYEAGMPVEYDESALSNEIRNHRDVHIELQMNLGDEHVRFWTSDLTQEYVRLNSEYTT from the coding sequence GTGTCAGCTCAACTTCCGGGTGGTTTTCTGTCGGCCGGTTTGCATTGTGGGATTAAATCGAACAAAGAGAAGAACGACCTGTCGCTCTTTGTTTCCGAGGTTCCCGCGGTAGTGGCCGGTGTCTTTACTCAGAATAAGGTCTGTGGAGCCCCTGTTGTTGTCTCACGCGAACGTGTTACCCAGTCGGCTGCTCGCGGGGTCGTCATTAATTCGGGCAATGCAAATGCCTGTACTGGCTCGCGGGGTTTGGAAGATGCCCAGTGGATGACGGCGCAAGTGGCGAGTCAATTGAACTGTGAGCCTCAACAGGTGCTCGTGTGTTCAACTGGGATTATTGGTCACTTTCTTCCAAAACCGGTGATCGAAAAGGGGGTCCCCCAAGTAGTGGCTCAACTTGCGTCGACGGAAGCAGCTCTGGAGCAAGCGGCCCGAGGCATGATGACCACGGATACGTTCCCCAAACTACTTTCTCGCCAGATAGAAATCGGTGGAAAACAGGTGACGGTGACCGGCGTCGCAAAAGGGGCGGCGATGATAGCCCCCAATATGGCGACCATGCTGGCAGTTATCATGACCGATCTGACTCTTAATGAGCAGGAAACAGACATGATGTTGCGGCATGCGGTTGATCGTTCGTTCAATTGCATCAGCGTGGATGGGCATACGAGCACCAGTGACACCGTACTTTTGTTTGCCAACGGGAAGTCGGGAGCCACGATCGTGACTGAGGACGAACAAGACCTGTTCCAGCTAACCCTCAATGAAGTTGCACGGGAACTGTCGACCGCCATCATTCGAGATGCAGAAGGAGCAGACCACTTCGTGACGGTCGATGTGACAGGCCTGCGAACGCGGGATGAAGCCTTCCTGATTGCGAAAGAAATTTCTGAATCGGCCCTCGTCAAGACGGCGATCGCCGGAGCGGACCCTAACTGGGGACGAATCGTTTCAGCAGCAGGTTACGCGAAAGTTGATTTTGACGAGAAGAGTGTGTCCTTATTCCTGAACGGAACGAAAATCTACGAAGCGGGGATGCCCGTGGAATACGATGAATCTGCCCTATCCAACGAAATACGCAACCACCGGGACGTGCATATCGAGCTGCAAATGAATCTGGGAGATGAACACGTTCGTTTCTGGACCAGCGATTTGACACAGGAATATGTTCGACTGAATTCAGAATATACGACTTAA